In the genome of Aedes aegypti strain LVP_AGWG chromosome 2, AaegL5.0 Primary Assembly, whole genome shotgun sequence, the window AGTTAAGGTACCATGGTATTAGTTGAatcctgtcctttggttcagaatgGGGTACgcgcgcgttctgccaactcagCAGAAcagaggcagatttcttgtgtgaacaagttacaacatggacgttctttTATCTACAttcgtcgaaccattctgaatggccgttgtgagaatatcatcaagaacttctcacatgcaataaagctggattgtcctacattgaaacattaaGATTTTTGCTCTTTCGGATAAATTTTATGTGGTTCATAATcagtttcagggattgttatcgtgggaatccaaagagcgaattttgtatgagttcagtgtaggccaatactgcaataaagcatgttacaatcactaacatttcttctcgccctatccttgttttcatatttaaCCCGCCACTACCACGAGCAACAATGCAATGTAAACAGCGTAATGGCCGCGGAAACGCGGATACGGGAACGATCGTCGGAACCAACGGACCAACGAAGGATTGCAGCAACCTCCAGCTAAATGAGAGAAGTATCCAATATAACAGTCTAATTTGGTTCAGACTGTTATATTGGTTCGGGACGATGGTGCGAGCCTACCCACTCTGTCATCGGTGGGCGTCGGGCGTGCTAACTGGTATAGGGCTCTGCCTGCACAAATCATGTTTTCTTTCTCTTTCACTTTTTGTGAATTGCTAACAACAATGCCATTAAAGTAAATCCAATATGTACAAGAATGCAGTGCAGAACCTCATAACGCCTGTTTCGGTAAACGTATTTCCCAGCGTGGGGTTTATAGGGATGTTTGTGTAAACAACGCAGATTGGCCATGGCTAGGGGGTGCGTTGATATTAGCAGATTAGCTGATTTATTTTCAATGTTGTAGGCTATAGAACTAAGAACTCATTTATATTCACTATAAACTAATTTTATTTAGTATTTTACAAGTTTGTCAATTTGAATATGTTTCCTTCTtcaatgactgattttttatttggatttttcCCGCTTGCTACGATTGCGGATGTGCCGTTGTCATGGCAACCTGCTCACTTGGCTGCGATGACGAGTTCAGCGTCGGGTGCCTGCGGTACCCgagtaaaaatatttgttttgcttctaATGTTCGCAACAATCACCTCccctcgtagaataaacccagaTGACTATTCTTGATTTTATGGAAGCCATGGAGTAGGTAACAATAAACCTGTCAGAATTTCTTTCCACAGACAAAATTAACCGGTATAAGTGATACAGGTTTTATTGTTATCATGTTAGCGTTAAGACAATACAAAAGTAATGTTCATAGTTTTGCGTGTGGTTCTCCttcgaacaaaatttcaatggTTTCGGTGCGCGATGTGGGAGGAAAAACGATTTTAGGCGGTGAAAACTTTTAAATTAATGAGAGTATAAGCAAGCTCACAGTAAAATACAGGGAATCAACTTTTACTGCATCGTGTTGATGATATCATCGATCTTCAGAATCGACCGAACCGTCTCCGAAGCTAACGTGATAGACGAAGTGGACACCAGCAGCGGTTGCACCACATTCTCCGCCAGGATATCGGTGATCGCTCCCTTGCGCACGTTGATTCCGGCATTCTTCTCACCTTGGGCGTGGCGATTGCGAAGTTCTGTGACGGTTGCGATCGGATTCAGACCAGCATTTTCGGCCAGCGTCGATGGGATGACTTCCAAAGCGTTGGCGAAAGCACGGAAGCAATAGGCGTCCACTCCTTCCAGTGTTTGAGCATGAGCTGCCAGCTGGAGGGCCATTTCGATTTCAGGAGCACCACCACCAGCAATCTGGGCACGCTTCTTCACCAAGCAACGGACGACGCAAAGAGCATCATGCAGCGAACGGTCGGCTTCTTCCAAGACCAGCTTGTTCGAACCACGAACAACAATCGAAACGGTTTTTCCCATATTCTGGATTCCGGTGACCTTGACAAACTTGCTCGTTCCACTGGAAACCTCCTCAACCAGATCAGCATTGACCAGATGCTCCGGCAGGAAGTGATCCAACGAAGCAATGGGTCTGCAGTTCAACGTTTTGCAGACGAATTCGATATCTTCCCGCTCGATGTCCTTCACAACCATCACCTTAATCTTATCCAGGAAGTGCAGAGCCAGGTCCGAGACGGCGTCACGTAGGATCGATTTCTGAACCAACAAAACGTTGCATCCGGCCTTCTTGATCTGCTTCACAATGTTCAGAATGTAGGCACGTTCCTCCTTCAGCACTCGGTCCATGGCCGCGTAGTCCGAAACGATGACGCTGTGGTCCATGTCGGTTTTTGGTGCCGAGATACAGAACTGGATCAAGCCAATCTTGGCCTTTTCAACACGCTTCGGCCCATTAACGCCGCATGATCGCTGAGTGAACACCAATCCGTCGATCAGTTCCGTATCGTCGATGGTTCCTCCGAGACTGCGAATAATTTTAACGTTCTTGAGGTCAACTCCGCTCTCGTGTCCCGGTTCAGTGACCTTCAGAACGGCTTCCACGGCAATCGGGGCCAGTTGACTGCTGTGCTGCGATACGACCTTCGAGTTCAGGGACGTAGAGGCGCTCTTGATCAACGATTCCCGATCACTCAACTCGATTGGGCGGGACATTTCTGTCAGGATATCAACCGCTTTGGCCGAACACTTCTGGAAGGCATCCGAGATAGCAGTGGGGTGGATTCCCATCTGCAGCAGCTTTTCCACGGCTTCCAGCAGGGCTCCGGCGACGACCACAACCGAGGTGGTGCCATCTCCCGCTTCAACGTCCTGCGCCCGGGAGAGTTCCACCAGCATCTTGGCCGCCGGATGGATCACGTTCATCTGCTTCAGAATGGTGGCGCCATCGTTGGTGATTGTGACCTCACCGTTGCCGGCTTGAATCTGTAAACAGGTGTTCAATCGGTTAGGGATGAGGAGATTCTATAAACCTATATAAACCACTTACCATTTTGTCCATACCACGGGGACCCAAGCTGGTACGGATTGCATCGGAGACGGCTGACggggaaagaaaaaaaaagcattcatTATACAACAGAAGAGGAGATTTTGGGGGAGAAGGTAGCATGAGACAAATCTACTAGATTTTTTATAAgaaatatgaaatttagctCTGAAATCAATCTCGGTAAACACTTCATCGATAAGCTTGACCATTATTGAACGAAGTACATGATGGCGGGTTGAATCAGAGATGGAAATTGATATTACTGATGGGGTTTATTCAATCGCAGACCCGGTACTTTTCTCGCACTTTGTAGTTGTGTCTATCACTTGTTTCTATCTTCCACTATTAAtttatcacagttgatctattcgttcatagcaattaCTAGAACCATAGACggacaaaaaaaatcctttccctacgcttccattcttccatcattataccacgcctttccttacgcctggtacataggcagtctgctaaccaataagcaaacctctctgtcctaaaacagggtgtctactcgtttaccgaaatgaaattccctgatatttccaggtttttccaggaatcacaAAATAATTCTAGGGTcaagaaatactctaattttGAATGgctacaacaaaataataacaaattttaaaatgttttcaatttaatagcAATTCATATActtcaagacattttttaacTCATGctgaaactattccaatatccaatattccATTATGAAAGTGCTAACAATGCCAAAGTttaagttttattcaaattaattatgttttccaatgatggagtttttttatttcgtttgtaaGAGCTCTATTCATGATCGTTAACTGAAcggaattttcaagtgcatcagtatgcttcttcttgaaagtttttttttaactactacgttctcgtgcaaaaaaaaactatgcacCATTCATTTCCATGGGTCTTTTGGATATACCTTAGACAGCTTCATGGgcgcaaaagtaaaattttatttgaatatctCAAATTGATTGAATCGTGTTACTGCAAAACTCATCATCAGCTACATATTTGATAAGGTATAATCCCATCTAAATTAATACAAATAACCCGTAAACTCTtagatccatttttttttttgcggataaTAGAAACACGGATAATTCAGCCTACGGTTGTTCGCGCCCGATCTGTGTAACATTTAAATGTGGCAATTAAGATAAATTATGAATTGTtacatttcattcgaaaatgttCAAGAGTTCTAAATCAGCTCTCTCTTTCTCATGGTAGCTCCAtagctccattgattttcgacgaaccTTAGACAAACTGAATCAGATAAATACAATGCAATAGTTACATACATATGATTACACATACATCTTTTTTCTATTAatttcatttagtgattatttcccatgaaaccTCTCCAAGAACTAAggcatttctcaaaaaaaaaatttaatataaaacctgaatttttcccaaaaatacCACAAACAATAActcagggattccaacaggaattccttcatatattattcctgtttttttttttttttttcaataaaaccctTAGTCCTCTAGAATTAAATCCGGGGattcttcaatcgatttttctagaattctccttcaagactcccgtttaaaacatgttggaatattcaaccagaaattaatccagattttctacaaaatagtcctttaaaatttatttaaggtGACACATCTCGGAAACCAAacatggcaggtacaatgaccggcttgtgcccctactcacgatttcaaaggcacaaatctgtTGAAATAATGAACATACAAGgtcaatcttcttattttaagctttctgctagtgcacaaggCTAAAATAGGAATTGCACTGTAGTTTGATGCCTCtatcgcgagatttgtgccttcaaagttttgttacattattgaattatgattccaagctgtttcaccttaagatttAAAGGAAAATCGTTAAGAAATCTCAGGCTCACATATGttaaaacttgtgtaagttcttaaaccacccttgatgaataaggatagaagaacaagaagaactcagacttgaggaaattttacaagattttaagtacttgtttttaattatgaatcgtggtttacggctaaccagccgagtggaagtttaacaactaccgaaaagctaaacattacacataatttgcaattggattagatggacaaattgatttgcgaaaaagttacacgtcttctcagtgagaatcgaactcacgacttctagttggggcgcgttaccactacgccatgagaggactcatgaacgcagaagttaacctgaattcgatttcagctcaaaaatcacgtggtcctttttcgcaaagtgcacctctttcggaagaattagatgcccatccaaacacaacgctttctatatatatccaatgcctagcccgagagcgcattgttttttaggtatagcaaattatatgtaatgttaagattttaagatttttaagatGTTAACTGGTGTAGAAccttgaatgaacttttgaatattccatgggaaatttttgagtaattcatagaaaaaagtttgaaagatTTCCACTAATCCTTGGATAAAATGATGGAGAAATGCTTAGAAGAAAGTCTAGGGAAACTCAATAATGAAACACAGGTCGAATTTAAGGaattgtttgaaatgtttttaatatattcaCTCGGATAACCCGTCGAGAAATTTTAGGAGCAATTTTTTGGAATAACCGTAGATGAAATGgcgaagaaattcttgtcgggtttcttgaaaaaatcctcgaacgaattttaccaaaaactctAATCTAAAATTAACCTTTGCGGgtttacttgaatttttttttttttgtgaaaatcctaGGAAGATTTTTTAGAGTAATGACTGCAGAATCTGAAAAGTTAGTGGAGGAAGTCCTAGAAtagtctttggaaaattgttctAACTAATATCTGAGAAAATTATTGTAGGTAGTAACGTTGAGGTGCTCATGGATTTCCttaagcaaattctggagaaatacctttaagcatcctttgaaaaattactgagaGAACTGgtagaagaatttccggagAGAACCCTGTTTTAGTTCTTGATAGTATTttagatgaaatccctggagaaacctctaggctaattcctgaagctgttcCTGAGAAatattggaagaaattttgcatcataatcatctgcaagcaagataagTAAAAAAAGACTATAGAGACCATTTTAGTTACAATAGAGGCTTCAAAGACCttccatcaaaaatagagactttttagagacttggatAACAATAAATACCAATTCTCTAATAAGAAACATGCTACCGGCCCTAGATAATCATTTACTGTTAATCTATGTTAATCCGTTACTGAGATATTCAAAACGTCAATCATGTTTTAGAAAGTCGATAAAATGTCATACTCAAAAGTATCCTTACTGTACAGCTCAAATAGCGTTTTgatagcgattttttttttcgattgaagaaaattttcttgcaaacAATGGTTGCTATGGGGTTTtacgcaaaaatcctttgtcgtgaccatattctaccatgaattacagcctcaaaataatttccctgattgtgatcgaaattccctgagaatagggcacttgcagcctttgtttagtgtgcccaacggtcccctttgattttgctgggaaacgTTTCGTAACGTGTTTTCCGTTTCAAACCGttacccagcaaaatcaaagggggccgttgggcacacttttgtttgctgcaagcgccctattccaggttttttccaggttaaaaaaaatccctgataattccaggtttttccaggtttttccaggtagtagacaccctgcaagTGTTTGGATCACAGACGAGGTgccaacctcgttcgtgacgttagacggattgaagcagggagacgcactttcgaatttactgttcaacattgcactcgagggtgttattaggagatctggcgtgcagagaaatgacactcttatcacaaggtcgcacatgctccttggctttgcggacgatatagacctaattggaatcgatcgcaggtcagtggaaaaggccttcgtgcctctgaagagggagacagcgaggataggcctgaccattaattctaccaaaacgaagtacatggttgcaggttaagatagagtcaggcttggtggtgtatgtgctgaggtagtgtttgatggggatgtgtttgaagctgttgaagaatttgtttaccttagcacacttgtgacatgtgacaacgacgtttcccgccaagtgaaaagacgtgttgcggctttgaatagggccttttacggacaacgtaaccagcttaggtcccgcagcttgcaaacggaaacaaaattcgccctgtataaaacattgattcttccggtggctctctacgggcaaaAGCGTAAAtgttgaaagaggcagaccggaaagctctcggtgttttcgagcgtaaagtgctgcggacaatactcggtgggaaactcgaaaatggtgtgtgacgcagacgcatgaatcacgagttgtatcaagtgtacaaagatgcgaatattatcaagcgtgtaaaatacgacagacttcagtgggctgatcagttagtgcgaatgtcggaagatagaattgcgaaaataatattcagcagggaaccaggtagaggtcggcggcttcgaggaagaccacgaatacgctggctgaaCGCAGTGGAGTTTagggacctggcgaccctaaacgttcggggcaactggagaagtttcgccctaGACCGACAAAGAAAGAGCTCTGCAATTCGCCcagcaatggcgtgacgctacgctgtagccatcgaggtatcaaggtaggtagtaGTATGGGTACTTTAAAATTACAAACCAGATGTATATTACATAAGGTTTGCATTCTGGCGTGGCAGATGCCAATGTTGCCCAAAATTAGAAAATCACCagtacttatacactgagggtatCTGTTTAACGCTGAaagggaagattcaaatattGAGTTTTCTAGATCTCCCTCTCCATCTGTCGCGCTTTCTCCAAAACATTCATGATTTGTCACACTTTTGTAAATCCAAACCCTAGATTGTTTGATAATATCTCGCGTTTACTATCATACAGACGTATCTGCATTGATCGATTTCTGTTCGTCGATTTTGTCTTCAGGTTATTAGGGAAATTCACGTATTCTCGGCAATCTAAGCCGATGTTGGTCCTTTTTTGCCATTTTCTCGGATATACGCAATCAAATCAACCGAATTACACCGAAAGACTTgttaaaaactttttgaaaaggtttttaCAACGCTCCGAACATCTCATGTCAGTGTGCCTATTGTCAGCAGGCTCTTTTTTTCGGCAGCTTTTCTCATCAGAACTGCTGGTAAATCTGTTCGACAACTCCAAATCAACCGGAGTTTGAGGCTAATTCGTTTAAATGGATGACAtttctggcgaaattgtttgttcagtctcgggagtctcgtcagcgggaagctgacagaacaaaaaaaaaaaaacaattttgaattacCCTAGGTTGGTGCCTCAACAAATTTGGACCTAAACCGGAACCATCTTCGAattcaaaatgttcaatgaaTGAATTAAAATGTATAAGGTACtccggggcaagttgaaacgaTAAGATGAacattgtcttacgtaattaatggacagtcgCTTAACTCATTTCtgctgaaaattttatcaaaatcgaTCTAACGAAACGAAAATAGGagttttgaaactttgatgtcggcaaccagtacaggtcggactcgattatccgaagtatcgatttttttttcactccggataatcgcatcactaagaaaaataattgaaatcttcgataaaaaaaacttaaatattatcttttttgttgttttgtttatatgatgcggtggtgtagccagaaattatttctaggagcaGTAaaggtctttacaagaaaacaaaaaaattgaccagcatgcacaaaaaaccactttttcaaaccccatttttcttaaatatgttcaaaactgcaaaaccattcatattgtatatttcaataccaaattatctcagatttacgcataaaaattgaaaaacaagaacatcaaaaaacaaattccggataatcgagtctaaaattccggataatcgaatcccggataatcgagtctccggataatcgagttcgaCCTGTACTATAAAGGTTAAGGACGTGGTCAGtggaaaaagaaaataattagcCTCCCTATTTAGTAAACGTAGCGCAAACTAAAGGTccctttttaaacaaaatatatcaaaaatcaTAGTAACGGCGTACAAGTCCGAAAAGAGAGGAAATAAAAAAGACAACAGATACCTCATTTTCAGTGATTTGTTCTACTGGCTTCATTACACGGGAAAacattctgtggtaaaaataactattctagctgactacgcccatccttaaaactaccatggaaattcagaccaatttactatgtttacggtacacaccaccgcattactggtacatttgacagaaataattcacaacaatctgattccaactacaaacatggtaaaatcaagcgcatttctggtctgctgaaaattgccggtgcgagcgcttaagttaacttcctaaaatggtagtttttaccacacatttttttttttatatagctTAAGATTAACGATTTGAAGTTCATAATTAATTACAAATCACTGAGTAGGATTGTCCTTGAGTCTTGGCCgtgtttttcaaacaatccaaAGCAAGATTACTACTTTTGGCACAATCCTGAACGTAATTCTAACGGAATCATGGGCAAAAATACCGTAGAAGTAGTGAACTAGCAAAAAGCAAATAAGATGCAAAAGTTTAGCcaaaatttacttaaaaattttTGGTTATTATTGGTTATACTTGTGTGATTTTGACCAATGACAATCGCCCACAGTGCACAAAAAGCCGACagcaaaataaattattgtcATCTGACTCATCCTTTTGAGGTTAGAGTAAACTACAGAatgaaaatattctttgaaTATTAGAAACGGTACATTTGTGGTTTGTACcacaaaaatgttcaagaatGTCCTTAAAGAACGCATTGATTCTAACATTTTGGTCAGAAAGGCTAAATTCagtgaagatttcaattttttttgtctcaCTGTGAACGAGAATCTTCCAGAAGTGACAGCAGCCAAATATGTAGCGTTTGtttggatttgatttttcattataattcaTGAAAGAAAATGTAATTGCTATAACTGTTTGATAGCTATCATTTATCAATGAAACAAGCCATTCATTCCCTAAAACTATTGAATTTCCACCGATTTCCTAGACCGCCGCCCACTCACCTTTGGCTGCATTGATGTTGCTCTGGCGGATGTCAGCCGGTTTGCTTTTGTCCTTGTAGGCCTGTCCCTGGGGCTTCATGCCGCGCGCTGCTGGCTTCACGACCATCTTTACTGCTCAAAGTGAAAACTTCCGGCGGAAAACTGAAACGGAACGCGGCGATCGATGCAAATTTTCAcgattaaaaaagatttttcaactcaaaacacagatgagattcgaaaaaaatgtggcaacactggcgTCAACTTCGGGGGGATAACTTCGACAATAGCCCGGTCAACCaggtcagtgattttcgatagcgatcgataccgattcgttttgaatcgttggcgatcgccatcgttgggcaaagatctataaagaaatcgGAAAACTGGTTGGTCGGGAGGGGGTAGAAAAGAGACAACTCTTAGATTGAGTTTTCGAAGAAGCGGATCCATTCgaacaagagaaaaaaaacgaggCTGCTCGTAACTGATCCTCAGCGTAGGGGTCGCGCTAGCGTTTATGATGAGAGTCGATCATTCTGTTGGCTAATGTCATCTCGATAGGATAGGAGGTTATCGGTCGTTGTTATTTCGCGGAAGATTTATTCCACGTGGCGGTAgaaaaaattcagtttttgccggatattttatggaaaaaacggCCCAGTGTTACGACagaaatgttcaatcaaattttgagtaaaataaagacttggtttccgcctaatattgtcgatgttacagaggattttaattcccgttttattaaatttgaactcagctgttacaaaaagccgaacctgacaagcaaattgaacttctaaaattacttcctaggaattggtcatatgccaaagttaaagctcatttgacgtgtctcaacacgttataactgaatcaaaaaaatacaatttagggattcaaccactttcaaaagtaggacgaccctcgcatggatcagatgtccaagacatagtttcaaatGTTTACCTAAGGGGtgatatcagtcggccatttcctggcttgaaagataccatatctattaagttacccaatggagtgcgccaaaatgttcaaaaacggcttttgcttgaccctttggatactttatataaacaatatttggaaaacctgtaagagtgaacaggaatatgtctcattcacatcgttctggaaacttaaaccaaaacaatgtgtttatacaaaggattcatcggctatgaatgtttgtgtttgcatgatacatgagaatatgaaattcatggttgatgcattgaataaacttaattgcttttgaagttcataatacagaaaaaaaaacttaacatctttttgactagtcaaatgatatgtccagatagtacagatgattgttacttgaggtcctgtgaggattgtaaattaaagaaattagattttgttgccaatcgcttagattgaaaacaacgttgaagaagttaagtattgtttttggattatttctcctcgttgtgaaattatcaacaaagaggaaaatgtaaatgattttatagaaaaacttgaaaaaatctcacagagaagtttcttgtgcatcaattcaaagtagataaacaaaataaatttataagagttaaaaaggatcactagttgaaaacaaagaaataatgtgccggatggatttcgcggaaaattattcgtgcgtgatacaagattccattcaaagccattactttgtacgacctcaagtaacaatacatccatttttaatttattacaaagacaaatcttcgatcaaagtcttaaattttgtttgtaattgctgacataaaaaagcataacacgacatcaTTTTAtgctttgcaaacaaaactaatttcaagattgaaaaataaatttcctgagcttgaaaaaatcatttatctttcggatggttgcggagagcagtacaaaaataaatcaaatttcaaaaatgcaaccatgaaaatgattttaaatttagagcagaatggcactttttcccaacctcacatggaaaatgtgatggtatcggtggcaatattgagcgaatggctagagatgctagtattagaaagtcagcggaaattaataacgccaaacaa includes:
- the LOC5569514 gene encoding T-complex protein 1 subunit delta translates to MVVKPAARGMKPQGQAYKDKSKPADIRQSNINAAKAVSDAIRTSLGPRGMDKMIQAGNGEVTITNDGATILKQMNVIHPAAKMLVELSRAQDVEAGDGTTSVVVVAGALLEAVEKLLQMGIHPTAISDAFQKCSAKAVDILTEMSRPIELSDRESLIKSASTSLNSKVVSQHSSQLAPIAVEAVLKVTEPGHESGVDLKNVKIIRSLGGTIDDTELIDGLVFTQRSCGVNGPKRVEKAKIGLIQFCISAPKTDMDHSVIVSDYAAMDRVLKEERAYILNIVKQIKKAGCNVLLVQKSILRDAVSDLALHFLDKIKVMVVKDIEREDIEFVCKTLNCRPIASLDHFLPEHLVNADLVEEVSSGTSKFVKVTGIQNMGKTVSIVVRGSNKLVLEEADRSLHDALCVVRCLVKKRAQIAGGGAPEIEMALQLAAHAQTLEGVDAYCFRAFANALEVIPSTLAENAGLNPIATVTELRNRHAQGEKNAGINVRKGAITDILAENVVQPLLVSTSSITLASETVRSILKIDDIINTMQ